A single window of Selenomonas sputigena DNA harbors:
- a CDS encoding coenzyme F(420) biosynthesis enzyme: MKKIVQVMLFVCLTVFGMQVAFANSDKVTIPEGADIVSVKRLALAAPLYTPTKDAPTKEELLASMYEASNVARSYVLSYDMVAADIQKNTGVDIKSLDRRQAAKVYKENVAADADAYVVLTVANNSRIVFFFDVYRSGTNELLYTYQIVANRSQKANTETYKALSEQFYKNFERSANEQAKK; this comes from the coding sequence ATGAAGAAGATTGTCCAAGTCATGCTTTTCGTCTGCCTGACCGTGTTCGGCATGCAGGTTGCTTTCGCCAACTCCGACAAGGTCACGATTCCGGAGGGCGCCGACATTGTCAGCGTCAAGCGTCTTGCTCTCGCAGCGCCGCTCTACACGCCGACGAAGGACGCTCCGACGAAAGAAGAATTGCTCGCTTCAATGTATGAGGCAAGCAATGTGGCGCGCAGCTATGTGCTTTCCTATGATATGGTTGCCGCCGACATTCAGAAGAATACAGGCGTTGACATCAAGTCGCTCGACCGCCGCCAGGCCGCAAAGGTCTACAAGGAAAACGTGGCCGCCGATGCCGATGCTTATGTCGTCTTGACAGTCGCGAACAACAGTCGCATCGTCTTTTTCTTCGATGTCTACCGCTCGGGCACGAACGAGCTTCTCTACACCTATCAGATCGTAGCGAACAGAAGCCAGAAGGCGAATACGGAAACGTACAAGGCTCTGTCGGAGCAGTTCTACAAGAACTTCGAGCGCTCCGCCAACGAACAGGCAAAGAAATAA
- a CDS encoding YbaN family protein, whose product MISANRLMRYLWLGVGMTAFALGTAGIVLPLLPTVPFYLLAAFCFAKSSERLHRWFAATKLYQKYVVPFNDGNGMTWQAKLKTMALVTGVMSVSGYFLSDNRMGLMMLGGAWLLQCVAMLFFVKTRRREKSPVGQCAK is encoded by the coding sequence ATGATTTCAGCGAATCGCTTGATGCGCTATCTTTGGCTCGGTGTCGGCATGACCGCCTTCGCCTTGGGCACGGCGGGCATCGTTTTACCGCTGTTGCCGACGGTGCCGTTCTATCTTCTGGCGGCGTTCTGCTTTGCCAAGAGTTCGGAGCGTCTCCATCGTTGGTTTGCCGCCACCAAATTGTATCAGAAATACGTCGTCCCGTTCAACGACGGCAATGGCATGACGTGGCAGGCGAAGCTCAAGACCATGGCGCTTGTGACGGGCGTCATGAGCGTCAGCGGCTACTTCCTTTCGGACAACCGCATGGGCTTGATGATGCTCGGCGGCGCGTGGCTCCTGCAGTGCGTTGCGATGCTCTTTTTCGTCAAGACGAGGAGGCGTGAGAAGTCTCCTGTCGGTCAGTGTGCGAAGTAG
- the dapA gene encoding 4-hydroxy-tetrahydrodipicolinate synthase has protein sequence MKEPIFTGAGVAIITPFTEDGVNFEEFGRIIEDQIAGGTDAIVVTGTTGEAAAMSDAEHKEAIKFVVETVGGRIPVIAGTGSNDTNYAIQLSQYAEKAGANGLLLVTPYYNKCTQGGLVKHFSKIADNVNIPSIVYNVPSRTGVNILPATYARLAEHPRINATKEASGNLAAVARIRKACGDSLNVYSGNDDEIVPILSVGGKGVISVLSNVAPKATHDMCRLYFEGKVEEAAKIQIDYMDLIEALFSEVNPIPVKTAMRLMGYKTGHLRMPLSELEPEHLEPLKKALKSHSLLQ, from the coding sequence ATGAAAGAACCAATCTTTACCGGTGCGGGCGTCGCCATCATCACTCCCTTTACGGAAGATGGCGTGAACTTCGAGGAGTTCGGCCGCATCATCGAAGATCAGATCGCGGGCGGCACAGACGCCATCGTCGTCACAGGAACGACGGGCGAGGCGGCAGCCATGAGCGATGCCGAGCACAAGGAAGCCATCAAGTTTGTCGTTGAGACAGTCGGCGGACGCATCCCCGTCATCGCGGGCACAGGATCGAACGATACGAACTACGCGATCCAGCTTTCGCAGTATGCGGAGAAGGCGGGGGCGAACGGGCTGCTGCTCGTGACGCCGTACTATAACAAGTGTACGCAGGGAGGCCTTGTCAAGCATTTCTCGAAGATTGCCGACAATGTCAATATCCCGAGCATCGTCTACAATGTGCCGTCGCGCACCGGCGTCAACATTCTGCCCGCGACGTATGCCCGTCTCGCCGAGCATCCGCGCATCAACGCGACGAAGGAAGCGAGCGGCAACCTCGCGGCAGTGGCGCGCATCCGTAAGGCTTGCGGCGATTCGCTCAACGTCTATTCGGGCAACGACGATGAGATCGTGCCGATCCTCTCCGTCGGCGGCAAGGGCGTCATCTCCGTTCTTTCCAACGTCGCGCCGAAGGCGACTCACGATATGTGTCGTCTGTACTTCGAGGGAAAGGTTGAGGAAGCAGCGAAGATTCAGATTGACTACATGGATCTGATCGAAGCGCTCTTCTCCGAGGTCAATCCGATTCCCGTCAAGACGGCGATGCGCCTCATGGGCTACAAGACGGGGCACTTGCGCATGCCGCTTTCCGAGCTGGAGCCTGAGCATCTGGAACCGTTGAAAAAGGCGCTGAAGAGTCACAGCCTTTTGCAGTGA